The Gemmatimonadota bacterium genomic sequence GCGATCACGGGCCGGGTGCCAAACACGGGACTGCATCGCGACGAAGGACGCCTGGGCCAGGTCCTGGTGCGCGTGCGGAACGTGTCGCCCGAGGAGATCGGCGAGGATCTCTTCTTTGCCGCGCTGGGACACATGGTGGGGCGGTTGGTGGGCACGCGGATCCCGGTCATCGAGGGGGTCGAGGCGGCGCGCGGGAGGATGACCTCAAGGCCCTCGGCGCGGCGTCGGCGTCGGCCGGTGCCGTTGCGATGTTTCACATGGTTGGGGTCACCCCCGAGGCCCCGGATCTCACGACCGCCTTCGGTGGACGTGCCCCCGAACGCACCTTCGAGATCGGCCCGGACGAGATGGCCGCTGCCCTCGCCGAGCTTTCGACCCCGACCACGCAGCTCCTCGGAACGATCTCGGTCGGGACGCCGCATTTCTCCTACGACGAGTTCCGGCGCGTGGCGGCGCTCTTCGCCGGACGACGTGTCGCACCGGGACTGGCGTTCTACATCTCCACCGGGCGCGACGTGCTGGCCCGCGTCGACGCCGAAGGGTGGGGCGACGCGCTGCGGGCGACTGGGGTGACGATCGTGACCGACACCTGCACCTACCTCACGCCGATCCTCCGCGAGCGTCCCGGTGCCGTGATGACCAACTCGGCGAAGTGGGCGTGGTATGCCCCCGGCAACCTGGGGTACGAGGTGATCTTCGCGACGTTGGATGATTGCGTCGAGTCCGCGGTGCAGGGCGTCCGGGTGACGCGGCCACTCCCGCGCCGGGCGCCCGCGCAAACGTCGGCGCCGGCGACACATGAGGGTTCGTCGTCGGCGAGCCCCACGGTCCCAGGAGACGCCGGGGCGGCGGGCGCGACATTGATCAAGGGGAAGGCCAGTGGATTGGTGCTCGCCCTCGACGAGCCACTTTCGTTCTGGGGTGGGGTGCGCGAGCACGATGGCCGCATCATCGACGTGCACCATCCACAGCAAGGCCACAACGTGGCCGGGAAGGTGTTGGTGATGCCCGGGGGCCGGGGGTCGAGTTCCAGCTCGAGTGTGCTGGCCGAACTGGTGCGCGGCAGGGTGGCCCCCGCCGGGATCGTGCTCCGCACGCCCGACCCTATCCTCGCGCTGGGGGCCATGGTCGGAGAGTTGCTGTATGAGCGAACCGTCCCGATGCGGGTGCTCCCACCGGACGAGTACGCTGCAGCACAGTCCGCTGCACAGATCCGGATCGATGGAGACGCAGTACAAGTCGTATCGCCGT encodes the following:
- a CDS encoding DUF126 domain-containing protein: MTNSAKWAWYAPGNLGYEVIFATLDDCVESAVQGVRVTRPLPRRAPAQTSAPATHEGSSSASPTVPGDAGAAGATLIKGKASGLVLALDEPLSFWGGVREHDGRIIDVHHPQQGHNVAGKVLVMPGGRGSSSSSSVLAELVRGRVAPAGIVLRTPDPILALGAMVGELLYERTVPMRVLPPDEYAAAQSAAQIRIDGDAVQVVSPS